A region from the uncultured Bacteroides sp. genome encodes:
- a CDS encoding glycoside hydrolase family 38 C-terminal domain-containing protein: MNKAIVYILISSIFSLGLRAQEKEYKAYLVSTAHFDNQWNWDIRESIDDYLHRTMVQNFWLFEHFPNYIFNFESAQKYAWMKEYYPQEYAKVKQYIKAGRWNVVGSSWEANDTNIPSSESFFRNILMGQEFYKKEFGIKSNDIYLPDCFGFGYTLPTIAAHCGLIGFSTQKLQWRKNVFYGKLPKVNTDVPSPKRGMMNIDNKYKIPFPIGLWRGLDGSGIMAVLDAGGYGTSYYYDDISKNQRIINRAKQDPNKTAYSYYGVGDRGGSPTIPSVYSMEQSLKSNGPIQIINARGGQIYEDYYPFDKHPELPVFNGELTMDVHGVGCYTSQAALKLFNRRNEHLADAAERASAVAELLGGLTYPADALRENWQRLIWHQFHDDITGTSIPRAYTFSWNDHLIIQNRFADAITTAVGAVGRILNTNVNGTPLIVYNPMATNRKDIVKATIPMLIHSKNIQVMSPKGQVPAQLISWQDGKAEIIFTAQPAPLSFSVYSVQTGSRQSSGSLKVTKHSLENKIYRLTLNENGDISSIIDKRYTKELVKKGNPFRLMILTNNTSMDYPAWEIYKRTLDGPNVSITENVKISVAEEGPVRASIKVERDFEGSHFVQYISLTNGGADDRIEITNEVNWMGKNALLKAEFPTTVTNEMTSYDLGIGYIQRGVNKDCAFEVIGHQWADLTNEDNSYGISIFNDSKYGWDKPDKNTIRLTLLNTPNCEGSFYHYQGHQDHGHHSFKYAIVGHKGNFTENRIAEKAEGFNQQLIAFTTKKHIGTMGKSYSFMKVDNPLIAIMAMKKAEDGTGYIVRINEMNGKDYDKATITFASTIESAKETNGIEEEKGNATFSGKQLTFSGTAFQPRTFKIVFKDEKRLSLPVNQPVDLNYNAVAFTTDAFNRTGNFDGKGNSLAAELMPEIIESDNISFKIKNDPSVNDFVRANGDTIYLPKHPNADKLFLLVTSINDDRKATFQVDEKRYEVKIPYYTNFFGQWGWTGESEGYLKEGSFGYIANHKHSEKKGNDSYSFVYLYKVCLEINPDAQMLILPKDAGIAVFAATLTDNPNYDTKAATEMRVIPYQTKKIEYTSRPMPFFRERSLW, translated from the coding sequence ATGAATAAAGCAATTGTTTACATATTAATTTCCTCTATTTTCTCCTTGGGGTTACGGGCCCAAGAAAAAGAGTATAAAGCTTATCTCGTCAGTACGGCTCATTTTGACAATCAATGGAATTGGGATATAAGAGAATCCATTGATGACTATTTGCATCGTACTATGGTACAGAATTTTTGGTTGTTTGAGCATTTTCCTAACTATATATTCAATTTCGAAAGTGCTCAGAAATATGCTTGGATGAAGGAATATTATCCACAAGAATATGCAAAGGTCAAACAATATATTAAGGCGGGAAGATGGAACGTTGTGGGTAGTAGTTGGGAAGCCAATGATACGAATATACCTTCATCTGAATCATTTTTTCGTAACATTCTTATGGGACAAGAATTTTATAAGAAAGAGTTTGGAATAAAATCAAATGACATTTATCTACCCGACTGCTTTGGATTTGGCTATACATTGCCCACTATTGCTGCACATTGTGGTTTAATAGGTTTCTCTACTCAGAAACTTCAATGGAGGAAAAATGTTTTTTATGGAAAGTTACCCAAAGTAAACACTGATGTTCCTTCCCCCAAACGCGGTATGATGAATATTGATAATAAATATAAAATACCTTTTCCAATAGGGCTTTGGAGGGGTTTAGACGGATCAGGCATTATGGCTGTTCTGGATGCCGGTGGATATGGTACTTCATATTATTATGATGACATCAGTAAAAACCAGCGTATCATCAATAGAGCCAAACAAGACCCCAATAAAACAGCCTATAGTTATTATGGAGTAGGTGATAGAGGGGGATCGCCTACCATACCATCAGTTTACTCAATGGAACAGAGCCTGAAATCAAATGGACCTATACAGATTATCAATGCCAGAGGAGGACAAATTTATGAAGACTACTACCCCTTTGACAAGCATCCTGAACTCCCTGTTTTTAACGGTGAATTAACTATGGATGTTCATGGCGTAGGTTGTTATACATCGCAAGCTGCATTAAAATTATTCAATCGAAGAAATGAGCATCTGGCCGATGCTGCCGAAAGGGCATCAGCTGTAGCCGAATTATTAGGCGGCCTTACTTATCCAGCTGATGCGTTACGTGAGAACTGGCAACGCTTAATCTGGCATCAATTCCATGATGATATCACAGGAACCAGTATTCCTCGTGCCTATACATTCTCATGGAATGATCATCTTATTATACAAAATCGTTTTGCAGATGCCATTACAACCGCTGTAGGAGCAGTTGGCCGTATCTTGAATACGAACGTAAACGGTACTCCCCTTATTGTTTACAATCCAATGGCTACTAATCGGAAAGACATCGTGAAGGCGACTATTCCAATGCTTATTCACTCAAAGAATATTCAGGTAATGTCTCCCAAAGGACAAGTACCGGCTCAATTAATATCATGGCAGGATGGTAAGGCGGAGATTATATTTACAGCGCAACCTGCTCCCCTTAGTTTCTCTGTTTATAGTGTACAGACCGGTTCAAGACAATCTTCAGGATCTTTAAAGGTCACAAAACATTCATTAGAGAATAAAATCTATCGTCTGACGTTGAATGAAAATGGAGATATTTCGTCTATCATTGATAAACGTTATACCAAGGAATTGGTTAAAAAAGGTAATCCGTTTCGCTTAATGATTCTTACCAACAATACCTCTATGGATTATCCTGCATGGGAAATTTATAAGAGAACATTGGACGGTCCCAATGTATCCATTACTGAAAATGTAAAAATTTCAGTTGCAGAAGAAGGCCCGGTAAGAGCTTCCATCAAAGTAGAACGTGATTTTGAAGGCTCTCACTTCGTTCAATATATCAGCTTAACCAATGGTGGAGCAGATGATCGGATTGAAATAACGAATGAAGTAAACTGGATGGGAAAGAATGCTTTATTGAAAGCAGAATTCCCGACCACTGTCACTAATGAAATGACTTCCTATGATTTAGGCATCGGATATATTCAGCGTGGAGTGAATAAAGACTGTGCTTTTGAAGTGATAGGACATCAATGGGCTGATTTGACTAATGAAGATAATTCGTATGGGATATCTATTTTCAATGATTCAAAATATGGATGGGATAAACCTGACAAGAATACCATTCGTCTAACTTTATTAAATACTCCAAATTGTGAAGGTAGTTTCTATCACTACCAAGGTCATCAAGATCATGGACATCATTCTTTCAAATATGCTATTGTCGGGCATAAGGGAAACTTTACTGAAAACAGAATAGCAGAGAAAGCAGAAGGATTTAACCAACAACTAATAGCCTTTACGACAAAAAAACACATAGGTACCATGGGAAAATCTTATTCATTTATGAAGGTGGATAATCCACTGATTGCAATTATGGCAATGAAGAAGGCCGAAGATGGGACTGGATATATTGTACGTATCAACGAAATGAACGGCAAAGATTATGATAAGGCAACCATTACATTTGCATCAACCATTGAAAGTGCAAAAGAAACAAACGGTATAGAAGAAGAAAAGGGAAATGCTACATTTAGTGGGAAACAACTCACTTTCAGTGGCACAGCCTTTCAACCACGTACCTTTAAAATTGTGTTTAAAGACGAAAAACGTTTATCGCTTCCGGTTAATCAGCCGGTAGATTTGAATTATAATGCCGTAGCATTTACGACTGACGCGTTTAATCGCACCGGCAATTTTGATGGCAAGGGAAATTCTTTGGCAGCGGAGTTAATGCCTGAAATTATTGAATCAGACAATATCTCTTTCAAAATTAAGAATGACCCATCTGTTAATGATTTTGTAAGAGCTAATGGAGACACTATTTATCTGCCGAAACATCCGAATGCCGACAAATTGTTCTTATTGGTAACTTCTATTAATGATGACAGGAAGGCTACTTTCCAGGTGGACGAAAAACGATATGAGGTCAAGATTCCGTATTACACAAACTTTTTCGGTCAATGGGGTTGGACTGGAGAAAGTGAAGGCTATCTTAAAGAAGGATCTTTCGGTTATATAGCTAACCATAAACATAGCGAGAAGAAAGGTAATGATTCGTATAGCTTTGTATATTTATACAAGGTTTGTTTGGAAATTAATCCGGATGCACAAATGTTGATTCTACCAAAAGATGCAGGCATTGCGGTTTTTGCAGCAACGTTGACTGACAATCCCAACTATGATACAAAAGCTGCCACAGAAATGCGAGTAATACCTTATCAAACTAAAAAGATAGAGTACACTTCACGTCCGATGCCGTTTTTCAGAGAAAGAAGTTTATGGTAA